One window from the genome of Bos indicus x Bos taurus breed Angus x Brahman F1 hybrid unplaced genomic scaffold, Bos_hybrid_MaternalHap_v2.0 tig00011858_arrow_arrow_obj, whole genome shotgun sequence encodes:
- the LOC113889363 gene encoding zinc finger protein OZF, whose product MSHLSQQRICSGENPFACKVCGKIFSHKSTLTEHEHFHNREKPFECNECGKAFSQKQYVIKHQNTHTGEKLFECNECGKSFSQKENLLTHQKIHTGEKPFECKDCGKAFIQKSNLIRHQRTHTGEKPFICKECGKTFSGKSNLTEHEKIHIGEKPFKCNECGTAFGQKKYLIKHQNIHTGEKPYECNECGKAFSQRTSLIVHVRIHSGDKPYECNVCGKAFSQSSSLTVHVRSHTGEKPYGCNECGKAFSQFSTLALHLRIHTGKKPYQCSECGKAFSQKSHHIRHQKIHTH is encoded by the coding sequence ATGTCACACCTCAGTCAGCAGAGAATTTGTAGTGGGGAAAACCCCTTTGCCTGTAAGGTATGTGGGAAAATCTTCAGCCACAAATCAACTCTTACTGAGCATGAGCATTTTCATAATAGAGAGAAACCTtttgaatgtaatgaatgtggaaaagcATTCAGCCAAAAGCAGTATGTCATTAAACATCAGAACACCCATACTGGAGAGAAGCTTTTTGAATGTAACgaatgtggaaaatccttcagccAGAAGGAAAATCTTCTTAcccatcagaaaattcacactggagaaaaacctTTTGAGTGTAAGGACTGTGGGAAAGCTTTCATTCAGAAGTCAAACCTCATCAGACACCAGAgaactcacacaggagagaagccctTTATATGTAAGGAGTGTGGGAAAACCTTCAGTGGCAAGTCAAACCTTACTGAGCATGAGAAAATTCATATCGGAGAGAAACCCTTCAAGTGTAATGAATGTGGAACAGCTTTTGGTCAGAAGAAGTACCTcataaaacatcaaaatattcacactggagagaaaccttatgaatgtaatgaatgtggaaaagccttctCTCAGCGAACATCACTTATTGTACATGTGAGAATTCATTCAGGTGATAAGCCGTATGAATGCAATGTATGTGGAAAAGCCTTCTCTCAAAGTTCATCTCTTACTGTACATGTGAGAAGCCACACAGGTGAGAAACCCTATGGTTGTAATGAGTGTGGGAAAGCTTTCTCACAGTTCTCAACCCTTGCTCTACATTTGAGAATACACACAGGTAAGAA